One genomic window of Solanum stenotomum isolate F172 chromosome 9, ASM1918654v1, whole genome shotgun sequence includes the following:
- the LOC125875678 gene encoding WPP domain-interacting protein 2 isoform X2 produces MDLEEQNSASKLVQDNEEMITPPRFENGNQSKVESSNGSSPPGDNSSNNNLDDVKGKGIEIKEVEDYSTPLVKSSPTTKGFGLKKWKRMKRDAQRQDGDSSVNSGKLLKRGLASEVANAEKPVSFSAGRIQKSDGSVSSTNAVFMNPGVLADGFGVIGDSGLAMGPIFNAVSESENSEDRSSRSSTAASAPKARYEASVLPGYPSDKHWLRSLSGKSLSTSAQKPHQGKGRSETSKKPRGERVKIEKENSHSSMESDSRSSNFLFMQGDFATSNGTKGERSMIYDGESSDEAQDRERPIGEELRAGRERGNDRESENVSQEDLAAESPWEVNEEKSENRGSSTDHDPLTESIFNFQAAQEALANEIKKFKEIGKDGIPSNFTSDDSNFPRPSTSVLSQNRDGAQHSLNSLESEVFSLKQNILLLQNKVQKAADLVISKEARITELEAILGSSSKSEEETIESEFEVLFRQKIEAEVQYLALSTTAQKLRSAAVDQLTLLEEQKTLASEQAQMVHVLGDAEAKAVVLKTQTKKLESYCEDLASTAEKLMLQKKVCKYSSCFFIQLLLLAAVVGLFLMQISPDHAELVPT; encoded by the exons ATGGACTTGGAAGAACAAAATTCAGCTAGTAAATTGGTCCAGGATAATGAAGAAATGATCACACCGCCAAGATTTGAAAATGGTAATCAAAGCAAGGTAGAAAGTAGTAATGGGTCTAGTCCTCCTGGGGataatagtagtaataataatttgGATGATGTAAAAGGCAAGGGAATTGAAATTAAGGAGGTTGAGGATTATTCAACCCCCCTGGTGAAATCCTCTCCAACAACTAAGGGGTTTGGGTTGAAGAAATGGAAAAGGATGAAGCGGGATGCGCAGCGCCAGGATGGGGATAGTAGTGTAAACAGTGGTAAGCTGTTGAAACGGGGTTTGGCGAGTGAGGTTGCTAATGCGGAAAAACCTGTAAGCTTTTCTGCGGGAAGGATCCAAAAAAGTGATGGATCTGTTTCATCTACGAATGCAGTATTCATGAATCCTGGAGTTCTGGCTGATGGATTTGGTGTAATAGGCGACTCTGGTTTGGCTATGGGGCCGATTTTCAATGCTGTATCGGAATCAGAGAACAGCGAGGATCGGAGTAGTAGGTCTTCTACGGCAGCTAGTGCTCCAAAGGCAAGGTATGAAGCATCCGTGCTCCCTGGTTATCCATCTGACAAGCATTGGTTGAGGAGTTTGAGTGGGAAGAGCTTGAGCACATCAGCTCAGAAACCACATCAGGGAAAAGGTCGGTCTGAAACTAGTAAAAAGCCTAGAGGAGAAAGGGTCAAAATCGAGAAGGAAAACTCTCATTCCAGCATGGAATCTGACTCGCGTAGCTCTAATTTTCTCTTTATGCAGGGTGACTTTGCTACAAGTAATGGTACAAAAGGTGAAAGGTCAATGATCTATGATGGAGAATCCAGTGATGAAGCTCAGGACAGAGAAAGACCAATTGGTGAGGAACTTCGGGCTGGTCGCGAGAGAGGGAATGATAGGGAGTCTGAAAATGTGTCACAAGAAGATCTAGCTGCTGAATCTCCGTGGGAAGTTAATGAAGAGAAGAGTGAGAATCGTGGTTCATCCACTGATCACGATCCTCTAACGGAATCTATCTTCAATTTCCAGGCTGCTCAAGAAGCTCTTGCTAATG AAATTAAGAAATTCAAAGAAATTGGGAAAGA TGGTATACCTTCAAATTTCACTTCAGATGACTCAAATTTCCCTAGACCAAGCACATCCGTGCTGTCACAGAACAGAGATGGTGCTCAACATTCTCTTAACTCCTTGGAGTCTGAGGTGTTTAGCCTAAAGCAGAATATATTACTGTTGCAAAACAAGGTTCAGAAGGCAGCTGACCTGGTTATATCCAAGGAAGCAAGAATTACTGAACTTGAAGCCATTTTAGGTAGTAGCTcaaagagtgaagaagagaCTATTGAAAGTGAGTTCGAGGTTCTCTTTAGACAGAAAATTGAAGCTGAAGTTCAGTATTTGGCATTATCAACAACAGCCCAAAAGTTGAGAAGTGCAGCAGTGGATCAACTTACCCTCTTGGAAGAACAGAAGACTTTAGCTTCAGAACAAGCACAGATGGTGCACGTGCTTGGAGATGCCGAAGCAAAAGCTGTAGTGCTCAAGACACAAACCAAGAAGTTGGAAAGTTACTGTGAAGATTTAGCAAGCACTGCTGAAAAGCTAATGCTACAGAAGAAAGTCTGTAAGTACAGTTCGTGTTTTTTCATACAGTTGTTGTTGTTGGCCGCTGTCGTTGGACTGTTTCTGATGCAGATATCTCCTGATCATGCTGAACTTGTACCCACCTAA
- the LOC125875678 gene encoding WPP domain-interacting protein 2 isoform X1 produces the protein MDLEEQNSASKLVQDNEEMITPPRFENGNQSKVESSNGSSPPGDNSSNNNLDDVKGKGIEIKEVEDYSTPLVKSSPTTKGFGLKKWKRMKRDAQRQDGDSSVNSGKLLKRGLASEVANAEKPVSFSAGRIQKSDGSVSSTNAVFMNPGVLADGFGVIGDSGLAMGPIFNAVSESENSEDRSSRSSTAASAPKARYEASVLPGYPSDKHWLRSLSGKSLSTSAQKPHQGKGRSETSKKPRGERVKIEKENSHSSMESDSRSSNFLFMQGDFATSNGTKGERSMIYDGESSDEAQDRERPIGEELRAGRERGNDRESENVSQEDLAAESPWEVNEEKSENRGSSTDHDPLTESIFNFQAAQEALANEIKKFKEIGKDTTFGHSLEDVGIPSNFTSDDSNFPRPSTSVLSQNRDGAQHSLNSLESEVFSLKQNILLLQNKVQKAADLVISKEARITELEAILGSSSKSEEETIESEFEVLFRQKIEAEVQYLALSTTAQKLRSAAVDQLTLLEEQKTLASEQAQMVHVLGDAEAKAVVLKTQTKKLESYCEDLASTAEKLMLQKKVCKYSSCFFIQLLLLAAVVGLFLMQISPDHAELVPT, from the exons ATGGACTTGGAAGAACAAAATTCAGCTAGTAAATTGGTCCAGGATAATGAAGAAATGATCACACCGCCAAGATTTGAAAATGGTAATCAAAGCAAGGTAGAAAGTAGTAATGGGTCTAGTCCTCCTGGGGataatagtagtaataataatttgGATGATGTAAAAGGCAAGGGAATTGAAATTAAGGAGGTTGAGGATTATTCAACCCCCCTGGTGAAATCCTCTCCAACAACTAAGGGGTTTGGGTTGAAGAAATGGAAAAGGATGAAGCGGGATGCGCAGCGCCAGGATGGGGATAGTAGTGTAAACAGTGGTAAGCTGTTGAAACGGGGTTTGGCGAGTGAGGTTGCTAATGCGGAAAAACCTGTAAGCTTTTCTGCGGGAAGGATCCAAAAAAGTGATGGATCTGTTTCATCTACGAATGCAGTATTCATGAATCCTGGAGTTCTGGCTGATGGATTTGGTGTAATAGGCGACTCTGGTTTGGCTATGGGGCCGATTTTCAATGCTGTATCGGAATCAGAGAACAGCGAGGATCGGAGTAGTAGGTCTTCTACGGCAGCTAGTGCTCCAAAGGCAAGGTATGAAGCATCCGTGCTCCCTGGTTATCCATCTGACAAGCATTGGTTGAGGAGTTTGAGTGGGAAGAGCTTGAGCACATCAGCTCAGAAACCACATCAGGGAAAAGGTCGGTCTGAAACTAGTAAAAAGCCTAGAGGAGAAAGGGTCAAAATCGAGAAGGAAAACTCTCATTCCAGCATGGAATCTGACTCGCGTAGCTCTAATTTTCTCTTTATGCAGGGTGACTTTGCTACAAGTAATGGTACAAAAGGTGAAAGGTCAATGATCTATGATGGAGAATCCAGTGATGAAGCTCAGGACAGAGAAAGACCAATTGGTGAGGAACTTCGGGCTGGTCGCGAGAGAGGGAATGATAGGGAGTCTGAAAATGTGTCACAAGAAGATCTAGCTGCTGAATCTCCGTGGGAAGTTAATGAAGAGAAGAGTGAGAATCGTGGTTCATCCACTGATCACGATCCTCTAACGGAATCTATCTTCAATTTCCAGGCTGCTCAAGAAGCTCTTGCTAATG AAATTAAGAAATTCAAAGAAATTGGGAAAGATACTACCTTTGGTCATTCGCTTGAGGATGTTGGTATACCTTCAAATTTCACTTCAGATGACTCAAATTTCCCTAGACCAAGCACATCCGTGCTGTCACAGAACAGAGATGGTGCTCAACATTCTCTTAACTCCTTGGAGTCTGAGGTGTTTAGCCTAAAGCAGAATATATTACTGTTGCAAAACAAGGTTCAGAAGGCAGCTGACCTGGTTATATCCAAGGAAGCAAGAATTACTGAACTTGAAGCCATTTTAGGTAGTAGCTcaaagagtgaagaagagaCTATTGAAAGTGAGTTCGAGGTTCTCTTTAGACAGAAAATTGAAGCTGAAGTTCAGTATTTGGCATTATCAACAACAGCCCAAAAGTTGAGAAGTGCAGCAGTGGATCAACTTACCCTCTTGGAAGAACAGAAGACTTTAGCTTCAGAACAAGCACAGATGGTGCACGTGCTTGGAGATGCCGAAGCAAAAGCTGTAGTGCTCAAGACACAAACCAAGAAGTTGGAAAGTTACTGTGAAGATTTAGCAAGCACTGCTGAAAAGCTAATGCTACAGAAGAAAGTCTGTAAGTACAGTTCGTGTTTTTTCATACAGTTGTTGTTGTTGGCCGCTGTCGTTGGACTGTTTCTGATGCAGATATCTCCTGATCATGCTGAACTTGTACCCACCTAA